The following proteins are encoded in a genomic region of Alphaproteobacteria bacterium:
- a CDS encoding flagellin codes for MSLSVNTNLGAARALASLRTTGETLGIYSKQLQTGYRVADATDDASTFSVAQGIRANLQAYSAVQNSLASGAGMGSVTQAALSNISDLVGNMQAKLTQLADGSIGASQRTIYAADFNAMTSQVSTFIAMANYNGVNLLSNASTSRSFMADTSGTTLSMASQSGVSTAFTTFATSSVSSATAATAALTSLTTFQTAVGTAIGQNATDTRSLQLQSGFVNAISDATTTGLGQLVDADIGKAAAQVQAQQVRQQMAIQQLSMANQQPAILLSLMR; via the coding sequence ATGTCGCTTTCGGTGAACACCAATTTGGGCGCGGCGCGCGCGCTCGCGAGCTTGCGCACGACGGGCGAAACGCTCGGCATCTATTCGAAGCAGCTACAGACCGGCTATCGCGTCGCCGACGCGACGGACGACGCGTCGACTTTCTCGGTCGCGCAAGGGATCCGCGCCAATCTCCAAGCCTACTCGGCCGTTCAGAATTCGCTGGCGAGCGGCGCGGGCATGGGCTCGGTCACGCAGGCCGCGCTCAGCAATATCTCCGACCTCGTCGGCAACATGCAGGCGAAGCTGACCCAGCTCGCCGACGGTTCGATCGGCGCGTCGCAGCGCACGATCTACGCCGCCGATTTCAACGCGATGACCAGCCAGGTTTCGACCTTCATCGCGATGGCCAACTACAACGGCGTCAATCTTCTGTCGAACGCGTCGACCTCGCGCAGCTTCATGGCCGACACCAGCGGCACGACGCTGAGCATGGCGTCGCAATCGGGCGTATCGACCGCGTTCACGACCTTCGCGACGTCGAGCGTGTCGTCCGCGACGGCGGCGACGGCGGCCCTTACCTCGCTGACCACGTTCCAGACGGCGGTCGGCACGGCGATCGGCCAGAACGCGACGGATACGCGTTCGCTGCAATTACAGTCGGGTTTCGTAAACGCGATTTCCGACGCGACGACGACCGGTCTCGGTCAGCTGGTCGACGCGGATATCGGCAAAGCGGCGGCGCAGGTTCAGGCGCAGCAGGTCCGCCAGCAGATGGCGATCCAGCAGCTGTCGATGGCCAACCAGCAGCCGGCCATTCTGCTTTCGTTGATGCGCTAG
- a CDS encoding DUF2877 domain-containing protein: protein MNTEKITPSTLGRIAAQAAGALTVFARFERSVYARDSAGRIVCVVAAELGDGAVQARLAGALPDLPDIFALAPAPIWTPPPLPAWRDADLHAGLARATAMRPAKRDGVWDNAFAAGLAALNRWAGGMATLDSCRDLIGLGPGLTPSGDDALGGAAIALRVFGHAARADELAAFIREHAPKRTSDISRAHLIAAADGEGSAAFHDALRDLVTGGDFASLDRIGASSGWDAMDGAIVALTNAQR from the coding sequence GTGAATACTGAGAAAATCACGCCTTCGACGCTCGGCCGGATCGCGGCGCAAGCCGCCGGCGCCTTGACCGTGTTCGCGCGATTCGAGCGTTCGGTGTATGCGCGGGATTCGGCGGGCCGGATCGTCTGCGTGGTCGCCGCCGAACTGGGCGACGGCGCGGTGCAAGCGCGCTTGGCCGGCGCCTTGCCCGATTTGCCCGACATATTCGCGCTTGCGCCGGCACCGATCTGGACGCCGCCGCCCTTGCCCGCATGGCGCGACGCCGATCTTCACGCCGGGCTGGCACGCGCAACGGCAATGCGACCTGCGAAACGCGATGGCGTTTGGGACAATGCGTTCGCCGCCGGGCTCGCCGCCCTAAACCGATGGGCAGGGGGGATGGCAACGCTCGATTCGTGCCGCGACTTGATCGGGTTGGGGCCGGGCCTGACGCCCTCGGGCGACGACGCGCTGGGCGGCGCCGCGATCGCGCTCCGCGTCTTCGGCCATGCGGCACGCGCCGACGAACTCGCCGCCTTCATCCGCGAACACGCGCCCAAGCGGACAAGCGATATCTCGCGAGCGCATTTGATTGCCGCCGCCGACGGCGAAGGTTCGGCCGCGTTTCACGACGCCCTGCGCGATCTCGTCACGGGCGGCGATTTCGCGTCGCTCGACCGGATCGGCGCGTCGTCGGGTTGGGATGCGATGGACGGCGCGATCGTTGCGCTGACTAACGCGCAGCGATAG
- a CDS encoding response regulator, with product MTSSDPQEQSRRPGGLPRIAWAVVAAFVAGVWTIVLAIQTSTHNGIRNQAQMEARTLALAMAEQSANFIGRIDQALRTAKFVFERDPDNASIDELVRRKAIPIDDIVQFAFADANGTILQSNLPLAPTPVSVADREHFMVHAESDAGLFISKPVFGRVSQRWSVQLTRRVDGPNGEFAGVLVASVDAYNFGGLAKVLGDKSAAVSAIFGFDGRLRSRTAVTAQMLERDLSAHPLLRLARIESTGVWTGPSASDGIRRIHGYRSVPGVPLFVSVGFVENDVYADQRARALTDFGAATLLTLLILVFAAALNRQMRRTDTARAQAQAASDAKSRFLAMMSHEIRTPLNGIVGVAGLLSDMDLPRAQRKFVDVLRDTSQLLTHILNDVLDFSKLEAGKMDIEAIEFDFGHLVSRTFELMRARAEAKGLRYRLDAEIRDGTVLIGDPARLRQITLNFLSNAIKFTASGGVTLRARVSRTVEGRGRIELAVLDSGIGIPAHLQAELFRDFSQLDKSTSRRFGGTGLGLSICKILAGRMGGDIAVTSVPGEGSTFAFAVDLPLAARLSAPAATVTAAIDPAHRLRILLAEDNLSNQLIATSYLEKMGHRVDVANNGREAVEAAAALPYDLILMDVQMPEMDGLEAARHIRALAGPARVTPIVALTANAFAQDERMCREAGMDGFVAKPFEAPALAAALVQHARAASANAAERPPAFKDEPVFDADTLDRIEAQIGADATRKVAALFGQDVQGRLDRLAAMGVDEAAQAAREAHAIKGSALSVGALKLGRLAAAFEMEAPTLTAADFAARIGDLGAAFAEAETRVAARETVASIAE from the coding sequence ATGACCTCCAGCGACCCCCAAGAACAATCGCGCCGCCCCGGCGGATTGCCGCGCATCGCGTGGGCGGTGGTCGCCGCTTTCGTCGCCGGCGTCTGGACGATCGTGCTCGCCATTCAGACTTCGACCCATAACGGCATCCGCAACCAAGCGCAGATGGAAGCGCGAACCTTGGCGCTGGCGATGGCGGAGCAATCCGCCAACTTCATCGGCCGGATCGATCAAGCGCTGCGCACGGCGAAATTCGTTTTCGAACGCGATCCCGACAACGCATCGATCGACGAACTCGTGCGCCGCAAGGCGATCCCGATCGACGATATCGTCCAATTCGCCTTCGCCGACGCGAACGGAACGATCCTCCAATCCAATCTTCCCCTCGCGCCGACGCCCGTCAGCGTCGCGGATCGCGAGCATTTCATGGTGCACGCCGAGAGTGACGCCGGGCTGTTCATCAGCAAGCCGGTCTTCGGCCGCGTGTCGCAACGCTGGTCCGTCCAACTCACGCGGCGTGTCGATGGCCCGAACGGCGAATTCGCGGGCGTGCTGGTCGCGTCGGTCGACGCCTACAATTTCGGCGGTCTGGCGAAAGTGCTCGGCGACAAATCCGCCGCCGTCAGCGCGATTTTCGGATTCGACGGCCGGCTTCGCTCGCGTACCGCCGTCACCGCGCAGATGCTCGAACGCGACTTGTCGGCGCATCCGCTTCTGCGCCTCGCGCGGATCGAGTCGACGGGCGTCTGGACGGGGCCGAGCGCGTCCGACGGCATTCGCCGTATCCACGGCTATCGCTCGGTACCGGGCGTGCCCTTGTTCGTCAGCGTCGGTTTCGTCGAGAACGACGTCTACGCCGATCAGCGGGCCCGCGCCCTCACGGATTTCGGCGCCGCGACTCTGTTGACCTTGCTGATCCTGGTTTTCGCCGCCGCGTTGAACCGCCAAATGCGCCGCACGGATACGGCGCGCGCCCAAGCGCAAGCGGCCAGCGACGCGAAGTCGCGCTTCCTGGCGATGATGAGCCATGAAATCCGAACGCCGCTCAACGGCATCGTCGGCGTCGCGGGGTTGCTCTCCGATATGGACTTGCCGCGCGCGCAACGCAAATTCGTCGACGTATTGCGCGATACGTCGCAGTTGCTGACCCATATCCTGAACGACGTGCTCGATTTCTCGAAGCTCGAAGCGGGCAAGATGGATATCGAAGCCATCGAATTCGATTTCGGCCATCTCGTCTCGCGCACGTTCGAGCTGATGCGCGCGCGCGCCGAAGCGAAGGGTCTGCGCTATCGCTTGGACGCCGAAATTCGAGACGGCACGGTGTTGATCGGCGATCCCGCGCGCTTGCGCCAGATCACGCTGAACTTCCTGTCCAACGCGATCAAGTTCACCGCGTCGGGCGGCGTCACGTTGCGCGCGCGCGTATCGCGCACCGTCGAGGGCCGGGGCCGGATCGAACTCGCTGTGCTGGATAGCGGCATCGGCATTCCCGCGCATCTTCAGGCCGAGCTCTTCCGCGATTTTTCGCAGCTCGACAAATCCACGTCGCGCCGTTTCGGCGGCACGGGGCTGGGATTGTCGATCTGCAAGATTCTGGCGGGACGCATGGGCGGGGATATCGCGGTCACCAGCGTGCCGGGCGAGGGCTCGACCTTCGCCTTCGCCGTGGACCTGCCGTTGGCGGCACGCCTGTCGGCGCCGGCCGCGACGGTAACGGCCGCGATCGATCCCGCGCACCGGCTGCGCATCCTGTTGGCGGAGGACAATCTCTCCAACCAGCTGATCGCGACTTCGTATCTCGAAAAGATGGGCCATCGCGTCGATGTGGCGAATAATGGCCGCGAAGCGGTCGAAGCGGCCGCGGCGCTGCCCTACGACCTAATCCTGATGGACGTGCAGATGCCCGAGATGGACGGGCTGGAAGCCGCGCGGCATATCCGCGCTTTGGCCGGTCCGGCCCGCGTCACGCCGATCGTGGCGCTGACCGCCAACGCCTTCGCCCAGGACGAGCGCATGTGCCGCGAGGCGGGAATGGACGGCTTCGTGGCGAAGCCCTTCGAGGCGCCGGCGCTCGCCGCGGCGCTGGTCCAGCACGCGCGCGCCGCTTCCGCGAACGCGGCGGAACGGCCTCCGGCGTTCAAGGACGAGCCGGTGTTCGACGCCGACACGCTCGACCGGATCGAAGCGCAGATCGGCGCCGACGCGACCCGCAAGGTCGCGGCGTTGTTCGGCCAGGATGTGCAAGGCCGTCTCGATCGCCTCGCCGCGATGGGTGTGGATGAAGCCGCCCAGGCGGCACGCGAGGCGCATGCGATCAAGGGCTCCGCGTTGTCGGTCGGCGCGCTCAAGCTCGGCCGTCTCGCCGCGGCATTCGAGATGGAAGCGCCGACGCTAACCGCCGCCGACTTCGCCGCGCGTATCGGCGATCTCGGCGCCGCATTCGCCGAGGCGGAAACGCGCGTCGCGGCGCGCGAAACCGTCGCGTCGATCGCGGAATAG
- a CDS encoding DUF1116 domain-containing protein: MSGQSLLASGLRIVNVGLDGFARDLSRAGIPVSHVDWAPPAKGDARLAGFLAKLDGDPAIDAANKEALARFLKAEPVLIDVVRADTVLQGLGDRTILHAGPPIEWDRMCGPLRGAIQGAIVLEGWAPDLEAAEKLAASGGIKFAPNHHFGAVGPMTGMITRSMPVMVVENRGFGNRAYCTLNEGLGKVMRFGGNDESVLTRLRWLASDLGPALAAALKRSGGLALKPIIARGLSMGDEMHQRNVACTSLFVRTMAPWLARAVPDSEKLAKILEFCGGNDQFFLNVAMAMGKSIADPVKGVAHSTLVTAMCRNGTDFGIRVAATGDRWFVAPVEQPRGLYFPGYTEADANPDIGDSAIVETIGLGGFAMAASPAVAGFVGAGSASEALDITRSMVDIAAGRNPDWTIPGLDFAGVPVGIDVRRVVETGIAPLINTGIAHRKPGIGQVGAGTVRAPLSCFVQALEALAEGK; encoded by the coding sequence ATGTCAGGTCAATCTTTGCTCGCTTCGGGCCTTCGAATCGTCAATGTCGGGCTCGACGGTTTCGCGCGCGATCTTTCCCGCGCCGGCATTCCCGTTTCCCATGTCGATTGGGCCCCGCCCGCCAAGGGCGATGCGCGCTTGGCCGGTTTCCTCGCCAAGCTCGACGGCGATCCCGCAATCGACGCCGCGAACAAGGAAGCGCTCGCGCGCTTTCTGAAGGCCGAGCCCGTGCTGATCGACGTGGTGCGCGCCGATACGGTGCTGCAAGGCCTGGGCGATCGCACGATCTTGCATGCGGGGCCGCCGATCGAATGGGATCGGATGTGCGGGCCGTTGCGCGGCGCCATTCAGGGCGCGATCGTGCTCGAAGGCTGGGCGCCGGATCTGGAGGCGGCCGAGAAACTCGCCGCGTCGGGCGGAATCAAATTCGCGCCCAATCATCATTTCGGCGCCGTCGGCCCGATGACCGGCATGATCACGCGCTCGATGCCCGTGATGGTCGTCGAGAATCGCGGCTTCGGCAATCGCGCCTACTGCACGCTGAACGAGGGTCTGGGCAAGGTCATGCGCTTCGGCGGTAACGACGAAAGCGTGCTGACGCGTTTGCGCTGGCTCGCGTCGGATTTGGGGCCGGCCCTTGCCGCCGCGCTGAAACGGTCGGGCGGTTTGGCGTTGAAGCCGATCATCGCACGCGGGCTGTCGATGGGCGACGAGATGCATCAACGCAACGTCGCTTGCACCAGCCTGTTCGTGCGCACGATGGCGCCGTGGCTCGCGCGCGCCGTGCCGGATTCCGAGAAGCTCGCCAAGATCCTCGAATTCTGCGGCGGCAACGATCAGTTCTTCCTGAACGTCGCGATGGCGATGGGCAAGTCGATCGCCGATCCGGTGAAGGGCGTGGCGCATTCCACGCTCGTCACCGCGATGTGCCGCAACGGCACGGATTTCGGCATTCGCGTCGCCGCGACCGGCGATCGCTGGTTCGTGGCGCCGGTCGAACAGCCGCGCGGGTTGTATTTCCCCGGCTATACCGAAGCCGACGCCAATCCCGATATCGGCGATTCCGCGATCGTCGAAACGATCGGCCTGGGCGGCTTCGCGATGGCGGCCTCGCCCGCGGTCGCGGGCTTCGTCGGGGCGGGCTCCGCGTCCGAAGCGCTCGACATCACCCGTTCGATGGTCGACATCGCCGCCGGCCGCAATCCCGATTGGACGATCCCGGGCCTCGATTTCGCGGGCGTGCCCGTCGGCATCGATGTGCGCCGCGTGGTCGAAACCGGGATAGCACCCTTAATCAATACGGGCATCGCGCATCGCAAGCCCGGTATCGGCCAAGTGGGTGCCGGCACCGTGCGCGCGCCGTTGTCGTGTTTCGTGCAAGCGCTGGAAGCTTTGGCGGAGGGCAAATAA
- a CDS encoding helix-turn-helix transcriptional regulator codes for MSQQELGRLIGITFQQLQKNERGVNRLSASRLYETARALDVPVGHFFEGLSSEFDSATRKAVASAVTHPLPSQIDDPALKRETLDMVGAYYGIRDRKVRQQIVGTMRALARTDGGSPIHDRPRRGRPPKNSR; via the coding sequence ATGTCGCAACAGGAACTGGGCCGGTTGATCGGCATCACGTTCCAGCAATTGCAGAAGAACGAGCGCGGCGTGAATCGTCTCTCGGCGTCGCGCCTTTACGAAACCGCCCGCGCGCTCGACGTGCCGGTCGGCCATTTCTTCGAAGGCTTGTCGTCGGAATTCGACTCGGCGACGCGCAAGGCGGTGGCTTCGGCCGTCACCCATCCGCTGCCGTCGCAGATCGACGATCCCGCGTTGAAGCGCGAGACGCTCGACATGGTCGGCGCCTATTACGGCATTCGCGACCGCAAGGTCCGTCAGCAGATCGTCGGCACGATGCGCGCGCTGGCGCGCACCGACGGCGGTTCGCCGATCCACGACCGGCCGCGCCGCGGCCGTCCGCCGAAAAATTCGCGCTGA
- a CDS encoding sigma-54-dependent Fis family transcriptional regulator encodes MMCAKRHVLIVEDTLPMAVLYEEYLRDESYDAAIAGSLAQARLKIESRVPDAIVIDVGLPDGSGIELLRDIRAKGLPTEAIVVTVSGSMKLAIEAMREGAYDFLVKPFDRDRLTVTLRNALERRKLADAVVELREEFGRDRYYGFVGASLPMQGVYRIIDSAAQSKATVFVTGESGTGKEVCAEAIHKRSPRAKAPFVALNCAAIPKDLLESEIFGHVRGAFTGATADRAGAALQAHRGTLFLDEIGEMDLNLQGKLLRFLQTGLVQRVGDSKPHEVDVRIVCATNRDPAAEVAAGRFREDLFYRLHVIPIGLPPLREREGDVLLIARELLKRYAREERKRFAGFTAEAEALLAAYAWPGNVRELQNVVRSTIVLHDGDTIDAVMLPEKLRNRAPVAGPRLAVPANGNSPSNVTPGAPGSPLRPMWRIERDAIEAAIAACAGNVRRAAAFLEIDASTIYRKKQLWEGRERA; translated from the coding sequence ATCATGTGCGCCAAGCGTCATGTGTTGATCGTCGAAGACACGCTGCCGATGGCGGTGCTTTACGAGGAATATCTGCGCGACGAATCCTACGACGCGGCGATCGCGGGCTCGCTCGCCCAGGCGCGCCTAAAAATCGAATCGCGCGTCCCCGACGCGATCGTGATCGATGTCGGCCTGCCCGACGGCAGCGGCATCGAACTTCTGCGGGATATCCGCGCCAAAGGCTTGCCGACCGAAGCGATCGTCGTCACCGTTTCCGGCTCGATGAAGCTCGCCATCGAAGCGATGCGCGAAGGCGCCTATGATTTTCTGGTCAAGCCGTTCGATCGCGATCGACTGACCGTCACTTTGCGCAACGCGCTGGAGCGGCGCAAACTCGCCGACGCTGTCGTCGAACTGCGCGAGGAGTTCGGCCGCGACCGGTACTACGGCTTCGTCGGCGCGTCGCTGCCCATGCAGGGCGTCTACCGGATCATCGACTCGGCCGCGCAAAGCAAGGCGACCGTCTTCGTCACCGGCGAAAGCGGTACGGGCAAGGAAGTCTGCGCCGAGGCGATCCACAAGCGCAGCCCGCGTGCCAAAGCGCCGTTCGTCGCGCTGAATTGCGCCGCGATCCCGAAGGATCTGCTGGAAAGCGAGATCTTCGGCCATGTGCGGGGCGCCTTCACCGGCGCCACGGCCGATCGCGCGGGGGCGGCGTTGCAGGCGCATCGCGGCACGCTGTTCCTCGACGAAATCGGCGAGATGGATTTGAACCTGCAGGGCAAGCTGTTGCGTTTCCTGCAAACGGGCCTCGTGCAGCGCGTGGGCGATTCGAAGCCGCATGAGGTGGATGTGCGCATCGTTTGCGCGACCAACCGCGATCCGGCGGCGGAGGTCGCGGCCGGCCGTTTCCGCGAGGATCTGTTCTATCGTCTGCATGTCATTCCGATCGGGCTGCCGCCGTTGCGCGAACGCGAAGGCGACGTGTTGCTGATCGCGCGCGAGTTGCTGAAACGCTACGCGCGCGAGGAGCGCAAGCGCTTCGCGGGCTTCACGGCCGAGGCGGAAGCGTTGCTCGCCGCTTACGCGTGGCCCGGCAATGTGCGCGAGTTGCAGAATGTCGTGCGCAGCACCATCGTGCTGCATGACGGCGATACGATCGATGCGGTCATGCTGCCGGAAAAGTTGCGCAATCGTGCGCCCGTCGCGGGGCCGCGCCTCGCCGTGCCCGCGAATGGAAACAGTCCTTCCAACGTGACGCCCGGCGCGCCGGGTTCACCGTTGCGGCCGATGTGGCGCATCGAACGCGACGCGATCGAAGCGGCGATCGCCGCCTGTGCGGGCAATGTGCGCCGTGCGGCGGCGTTCCTCGAGATCGACGCATCGACCATCTATCGCAAAAAGCAGCTTTGGGAAGGGCGCGAGCGCGCCTGA
- the fdrA gene encoding acyl-CoA synthetase FdrA: MMSVLANRVRKGFYLDSVALMRLSQSVSSLPGVASAAMMIGTPSNLRILDEAGLLDAEGSKAGPNDLVVALRAGSAGEAKAALDGADKLLSRPPEQAGPKGARNPRSMDAAIAALGGANLALISVPGAFAGSEARKALSRGLNVMIFSDNMPVDEERALKLFARDTGLLVMGPDCGTAMIAGVPLAFANAVPQGEIGIVAASGTGLQEVATLIARAGFGVSHGIGTGGRDLSEKVGALTTLAALDALDADPATKRIVIISKPPAASVAKLVLERVAKSPKPHVICFLGADTLDMPKNARLAATLEEAAALASGPVPDAFDAGAVAAEWKKRLPASRRFVRGVYSGGTLCAEAQTILRKAGAAFWSNAPIPGAAKDKPASGHVLIDYGADEYTLGRPHPMIDPTLRDAGIVAGLDDPNVAAILVDIVIGTGANDDPAEHAANAVAAAKSRDAVVIACVTGTDLDAQNRAAQVRTLEEAGIVVAPSNAAAARLAVAIAAR; encoded by the coding sequence ATAATGAGCGTCCTCGCCAATCGCGTCCGCAAGGGCTTCTATCTCGACTCGGTCGCGCTGATGCGCCTGTCGCAATCGGTGTCGTCGTTGCCGGGTGTCGCCAGCGCGGCGATGATGATCGGTACGCCCAGCAATCTGCGCATCCTCGACGAGGCGGGTCTGCTCGATGCCGAAGGCAGCAAGGCCGGGCCGAACGATTTGGTCGTGGCTTTACGCGCCGGTTCCGCCGGCGAAGCGAAAGCGGCACTCGATGGTGCCGACAAGCTGTTGTCGCGCCCGCCGGAACAAGCGGGGCCGAAGGGGGCGCGCAATCCGCGTTCGATGGATGCCGCGATCGCGGCGTTGGGCGGCGCCAATCTCGCGCTGATCTCCGTGCCCGGCGCGTTCGCGGGGTCGGAAGCGCGCAAAGCATTGTCGCGCGGCCTCAACGTCATGATCTTCTCCGACAACATGCCCGTCGATGAAGAGCGCGCGTTGAAGCTGTTCGCGCGCGACACGGGCTTGCTGGTGATGGGCCCGGATTGCGGCACGGCGATGATCGCGGGTGTACCGCTCGCTTTCGCCAATGCGGTGCCGCAGGGCGAGATCGGCATCGTCGCCGCTTCGGGCACCGGTTTGCAGGAAGTCGCCACGCTGATCGCGCGCGCCGGGTTCGGCGTGTCGCACGGGATCGGCACGGGCGGGCGCGATCTGTCGGAGAAAGTCGGCGCGTTGACGACGCTGGCCGCACTCGACGCGCTCGATGCCGATCCGGCGACGAAGCGCATCGTGATTATTTCCAAGCCGCCCGCCGCGTCGGTCGCGAAGCTGGTGCTGGAACGCGTCGCCAAAAGCCCGAAGCCGCATGTGATCTGCTTCTTGGGTGCGGATACGCTCGACATGCCGAAGAACGCGCGCCTCGCCGCGACGCTGGAGGAGGCCGCCGCCTTGGCGAGCGGTCCAGTCCCCGACGCGTTCGATGCTGGCGCCGTCGCCGCCGAATGGAAGAAGCGTTTGCCCGCCTCGCGCCGTTTCGTGCGCGGCGTCTATTCGGGCGGCACGCTCTGCGCCGAAGCGCAAACGATCCTGCGCAAGGCGGGAGCCGCGTTCTGGTCGAACGCGCCGATCCCCGGTGCCGCCAAAGACAAACCCGCTTCCGGGCATGTGCTGATCGATTACGGGGCCGACGAATATACGCTGGGCCGGCCGCATCCGATGATCGACCCGACCTTGCGCGATGCCGGCATCGTCGCGGGATTGGACGATCCGAACGTCGCCGCGATTCTGGTCGATATCGTGATCGGCACGGGGGCGAACGACGATCCCGCCGAACACGCGGCCAATGCCGTTGCGGCCGCGAAGTCGCGCGATGCGGTCGTCATCGCCTGCGTCACCGGCACCGATCTCGACGCGCAGAACCGCGCGGCGCAAGTGCGCACGCTGGAGGAGGCGGGGATCGTCGTGGCACCGTCCAACGCCGCCGCCGCGCGTCTCGCGGTCGCTATCGCTGCGCGTTAG
- a CDS encoding cryptochrome/photolyase family protein has translation MIQTLRFVLGDQLTRSLSSLRDLDPVQDIVLMVEVGAETTYVRHHKQKIAFVLAAMRGFAKSLADEGIRVDYVKLDDPANTHSFTGELKRAVARHKPARIVATEPGEYRVLDMMRAWSRMNDLPVEIRDDDRFFCSRAEFAAWAANRKSLRMEFFYREMRRKTGYLMQGEAPVGGAWNFDSENRKTLPRGHRVPVRRRPAVDPALRAVLDLVAARFGDHFGDLEPFAWATDRAGALAALREFIGERLHLFGDYQDAMKSGEDFVYHAVISPYLNAGLLSAREVCDAAVNAWRDGTAPLNAVEGFLRQILGWREFVRGIYWTRMPDYAATNYLNARRRLPEFFWSGDTKMNCLRETIGATRRNAYAHHIQRLMIAGNFALLAGIAPAEIEEWYLIVYADAYDWVELPNVHGMVLHADGGVLGSKPYAASSAYIDRMSDYCKTCVYDRRKRVGEGACPFNFLYWNFLIENEPKLARNPRIAMPYRTLGAMTPTERESLRAAASAFFESLGL, from the coding sequence ATGATCCAGACCCTCCGCTTCGTCCTGGGCGACCAATTGACCCGCAGCCTTTCGTCGCTGCGCGATCTCGATCCGGTACAGGACATCGTGCTGATGGTCGAAGTCGGCGCCGAAACGACCTATGTGCGCCATCACAAGCAGAAAATCGCTTTCGTGCTCGCGGCGATGCGCGGTTTCGCAAAGTCGCTCGCGGATGAGGGGATCCGCGTCGATTACGTGAAGCTCGACGATCCCGCGAACACGCATAGTTTCACCGGCGAACTGAAGCGTGCCGTCGCGCGGCACAAGCCCGCGCGGATCGTTGCGACCGAGCCCGGCGAATATCGCGTATTGGACATGATGCGCGCTTGGTCGCGCATGAACGATTTGCCGGTCGAAATCCGCGACGACGATCGCTTCTTCTGTTCGCGCGCCGAATTCGCTGCATGGGCGGCGAATCGCAAATCCTTGCGCATGGAATTCTTCTACCGGGAGATGCGGCGCAAGACCGGCTATCTGATGCAAGGCGAGGCCCCCGTCGGCGGGGCGTGGAACTTCGATTCCGAGAACCGGAAAACGCTGCCGCGCGGGCACCGCGTGCCCGTCCGGCGGCGCCCGGCCGTCGATCCGGCGCTGCGCGCGGTGCTCGATCTCGTCGCCGCGCGCTTCGGCGATCATTTCGGCGATTTGGAGCCGTTCGCTTGGGCGACGGATCGCGCCGGCGCGCTGGCGGCGTTGCGCGAATTCATCGGCGAAAGATTGCATCTGTTCGGCGATTATCAGGACGCGATGAAATCGGGCGAGGATTTCGTCTATCACGCCGTCATCTCGCCTTATCTCAACGCGGGCCTGTTGAGCGCACGCGAAGTGTGCGACGCCGCCGTCAACGCGTGGCGCGACGGCACGGCGCCGCTCAACGCCGTCGAAGGTTTTTTGCGCCAAATCCTGGGCTGGCGCGAATTCGTGCGCGGCATCTATTGGACGCGCATGCCCGATTATGCCGCGACAAACTATCTGAACGCGCGGCGCCGTTTGCCGGAATTCTTCTGGTCCGGCGATACCAAGATGAATTGCCTTCGCGAAACCATCGGCGCCACGCGCCGCAACGCCTATGCGCATCACATCCAGCGCTTGATGATCGCGGGCAATTTCGCGCTGCTCGCGGGCATCGCACCGGCCGAAATCGAAGAATGGTATTTGATCGTCTATGCCGACGCGTATGATTGGGTCGAATTGCCCAACGTGCACGGCATGGTGCTGCATGCCGATGGCGGCGTGCTCGGCTCCAAACCCTACGCCGCATCTAGCGCTTATATCGATCGCATGTCGGATTACTGCAAGACATGCGTCTATGATCGGCGCAAACGCGTGGGCGAAGGGGCTTGCCCTTTCAATTTCCTCTACTGGAATTTTTTGATCGAGAACGAGCCCAAGCTTGCGCGTAATCCACGCATTGCGATGCCGTATCGCACGCTCGGCGCGATGACGCCGACGGAACGCGAGTCGCTACGCGCGGCAGCGTCGGCATTCTTCGAGTCGCTGGGACTTTGA